Proteins encoded by one window of Elaeis guineensis isolate ETL-2024a chromosome 12, EG11, whole genome shotgun sequence:
- the LOC105055276 gene encoding glutamate receptor 3.1: MKLALLPFLALYLAFVSSGASRNVSSRPAVVTIGAVFGFNSTIGRVAKVAINAALDDVNADSSVLQGTKLAIEMQDSNCNGFLGIVEALQFMEADIIAMVGPQCSTTAHILSHVGNELQVPMLSFAATDPTLSSLQFPFFVRTTQSDVFQMAAIAEMLDYYQWKQVIAVFFDDDNSRNGIAALGDKLAERRCKISYKAALPPEATRTDITDLLVKVALMESHVIVLHADPTSGLEVLSVAHFLEMMGNGYVWIATDWLTSRLDTFAPLAPETMNTMQGVLTLRRHTPDSKRKSALVSKWSMLTKKENSGDFHLNAYGLCAYDTVWMIARAIDAFFNDGGMISFSNDSRLHDLKGSALHIEAISVFDEGKLLLDEVQKTNFTGVTGQVQFDSDGNLIHPAYDIINVVGTGMRTVGYWSNYSGLSVVPPETLYSKPPNRSAANQQLYSVIWPGETTTKPRGWVFPNNGKELRIGVPNRVSYKEFVSKDPVTGTVKGYCIDVFTAAVSLLPYAVPYKLIPFGNGRENPSYTELANMVALNVFDAAVGDIAIVTNRTKLVDYTQPYIESGLVVLAPVKKHHSNAWAFLQPFTVEMWCVTGLFFLVVGVVIWILEHRINDEFRGPPRQQLATVFWFSFSTLFFAHKENTLSVLGRAVLIIWLFVVLIIQSSYTASLTSILTVQQLSSPIRGIDSLITSDEPIGFQVGSFAEGYMVEELNIAKSRLKALGTPEEYARALELGPDNGGVAAVVDERPYVENFLETKCKFAIIGSEFTKSGWGFIFPRDSPLAMDMSTAILSLSENGDLQRIHDKWLTRSACSSATDELDSDRLQLTSFWGLFLICGVACFLALLTFFFLMLRQYLRHAPEDEADPSNQGKSTSGRSLHKFLSFVDDKEEAVKNRSKQRQMQRTTDNGTIDIES; the protein is encoded by the exons ATGAAATTGGCTTTGCTTCCCTTTCTGGCTCTCTATTTAGCTTTTGTCTCAAGTGGGGCCAGTAGGAATGTCTCTTCAAGGCCTGCTGTTGTAACCATTGGAGCTGTTTTCGGATTCAACTCCACCATTGGAAGAGTAGCAAAGGTGGCCATCAATGCAGCACTGGACGATGTCAATGCCGATTCGAGTGTCCTTCAGGGCACCAAGTTGGCTATTGAAATGCAAGATTCCAATTGCAATGGCTTCCTTGGCATCGTTGAGG CTCTACAATTTATGGAGGCTGATATTATTGCGATGGTTGGCCCGCAATGTTCTACAACTGCGCATATCCTTTCTCATGTTGGCAATGAGCTCCAAGTTCCTATGCTGTCCTTTGCTGCAACTGACCCTACACTTTCTTCCCTTCAGTTTCCCTTCTTTGTTCGGACCACCCAAAGTGATGTATTCCAGATGGCTGCTATAGCTGAAATGCTTGATTATTACCAGTGGAAACAGGTGATTGCTGTGTTCTTTGATGATGATAATAGTAGAAATGGAATAGCTGCCTTGGGTGATAAACTCGCAGAGAGGCGTTGCAAGATCTCCTATAAAGCTGCACTGCCACCTGAAGCCACCAGGACTGACATCACTGATTTATTGGTCAAGGTTGCTTTGATGGAGTCTCATGTTATCGTTCTACATGCGGATCCAACCTCTGGTCTCGAAGTTCTCTCCGTGGCTCATTTTCTAGAAATGATGGGAAATGGATATGTTTGGATAGCAACGGATTGGCTTACTTCTCGATTAGATACTTTTGCGCCTCTTGCTCCTGAAACCATGAACACAATGCAAGGGGTTCTTACCCTGCGTCGGCACACACCGGATTCAAAAAGGAAGAGTGCCTTAGTCTCTAAGTGGAGTATGTTAACCAAGAAAGAGAACAGTGGAGACTTTCACCTCAATGCTTATGGTTTATGTGCTTATGATACTGTATGGATGATTGCTCGGGCTATAGATGCATTTTTCAATGATGGTGGAATGATTTCATTTTCAAATGATTCAAGGTTGCATGATCTAAAGGGAAGCGCTCTACACATTGAGGCAATAAGTGTGTTTGATGAAGGGAAGCTTCTGCTGGATGAGGTACAAAAGACAAATTTCACAGGGGTAACTGGTCAAGTGCAGTTTGATTCTGATGGGAACCTCATTCATCCAGCTTATGATATCATTAATGTAGTAGGAACTGGAATGCGGACAGTCGGTTATTGGTCAAATTATTCTGGGTTGTCAGTTGTGCCTCCTGAAACACTCTACTCAAAGCCACCTAATCGTTCTGCTGCAAATCAACAACTCTACAGTGTTATTTGGCCTGGGGAAACGACTACAAAACCTCGTGGATGGGTTTTCCCTAACAATGGAAAAGAGTTGAGAATTGGTGTTCCTAATAGAGTAAGCTATAAAGAATTCGTCTCGAAAGATCCAGTTACAGGCACAGTGAAAGGTTACTGCATTGATGTGTTTACTGCTGCTGTCAGCTTGCTGCCATATGCTGTTCCATATAAGCTCATACCTTTTGGGAATGGTCGTGAGAACCCAAGTTATACTGAGCTAGCAAACATGGTTGCCTTAAAT GTTTTTGATGCTGCTGTTGGTGACATTGCCATTGTTACAAATAGGACCAAGCTTGTTGATTATACGCAGCCATATATTGAGTCTGGGCTTGTTGTACTGGCTCCTGTTAAGAAACATCACTCAAATGCTTGGGCCTTCCTGCAACCATTTACGGTGGAGATGTGGTGTGTCACGGGGTTGTTCTTTCTTGTTGTGGGAGTAGTCATCTGGATTCTTGAGCACAGGATCAATGATGAATTCCGTGGCCCACCAAGGCAACAACTAGCTACCGTCTTTTG GTTCAGCTTTTCAACTTTGTTTTTTGCTCACA AAGAGAATACCTTAAGTGTTCTGGGGCGTGCAGTGCTTATAATATGGCTCTTTGTGGTTTTGATTATTCAATCAAGCTACACAGCAAGCCTGACTTCAATCCTCACGGTACAACAACTCTCGTCTCCTATAAGGGGGATTGATAGCTTAATAACTAGTGATGAGCCTATTGGGTTTCAAGTGGGTTCATTTGCAGAAGGTTATATGGTTGAAGAGCTCAACATTGCAAAATCCAGACTCAAAGCCCTCGGTACTCCAGAAGAGTATGCTAGAGCCCTTGAACTGGGACCTGACAATGGAGGTGTTGCTGCTGTGGTCGATGAGCGCCCCTATGTTGAAAATTTTCTAGAAACAAAGTGCAAATTTGCCATTATTGGCTCAGAATTTACCAAAAGCGGCTGGGGATTT ATATTCCCAAGGGACTCCCCTTTAGCTATGGATATGTCAACTGCTATTCTTTCACTGTCCGAGAATGGAGATCTCCAAAGGATCCATGACAAGTGGCTAACAAGAAGTGCATGCAGTTCTGCAACTGATGAGCTTGACTCTGATCGGCTCCAACTGACTAGTTTCTGGGGCTTGTTTCTCATATGTGGAGTAGCATGCTTTCTTGCTCTTCTCACATTCTTCTTCCTCATGCTACGCCAATATCTCCGGCATGCACCCGAAGATGAAGCAGATCCCTCAAATCAAGGAAAGTCAACGTCAGGCCGCAGTCTCCATAAGTTTCTATCTTTTGTTGATGATAAGGAAGAAGCTGTGAAGAATAGGTCCAAGCAACGACAGATGCAGAGGACAACAGACAATGGCACTATTGATATTGAAAGCTAG
- the LOC105055275 gene encoding protein PIN-LIKES 7, whose protein sequence is MGFWSLFLLASEPVIQVLLIGSLGAYLASGYSNILTASARKDMNRVVFSVFTPALMFANLAKTVTLRDIISWWFMPVNVGIIFLIGGILGWIAVKILRPPRHLENLVIATCSAGNLGNLLLIVVPAVCDDEGNPFGQHSICRSRALSYVSFSMALGGFYIWTYTYSLMKKAGVLYHKVELTNHGVPKVQVKDSNVSFPKIEEGEGGSSDSLLPPAKPTEETVENQIAAPLLSSGSPSGNKVSFWQKLKGTIHQIVEELMAPPTLAAIIGFIVGAITWLKSLIIGEQAPLRVIQDSLEILGNGTIPCITLILGGNLTQGFSKSLLRHVVVLAIICVRYVILPIIGIAVVKAAYEVGFLPHDPLYRYVLMIQFTLPPAMNIGTMAQLFDVGQQECSVIFLWTYLAAAVSLTVWSTVFMWILS, encoded by the exons atggggtTCTGGTCTCTGTTTCTGCTGGCATCTGAACCAGTCATTCAGGTCCTACTCATAGGCTCTCTTGGAGCATATCTTGCGAGTGGTTACAGCAATATATTGACGGCATCTGCCCGGAAAGACATGAACAGG GTTGTGTTTTCTGTCTTCACACCGGCTCTCATGTTTGCTAACCTAGCGAAGACTGTGACGCTCAGAGACATCATCTCTTG GTGGTTCATGCCTGTCAACGTTGGGATCATATTCTTAATTGGTGGAATCCTTggatggatagctgtgaagataTTGAGACCACCACGCCATCTCGAGAACCTTGTCATTGCTACCTGCTCTGCTG GAAACTTGGGCAATCTGCTTTTGATAGTTGTCCCAGCAGTTTGTGACGACGAAGGCAATCCATTTGGGCAGCACAGTATTTGCAGGTCCCGTGCGCTCTCCTATGTGTCTTTCTCCATGGCG CTTGGAGGATTCTACATATGGACATATACCTACAGTCTCATGAAGAAGGCTGGTGTCTTGTATCACAAGGTCGAATTGACAAATCATGGGGTCCCAAAGGTACAGGTTAAGGATTCAAATGTGAGCTTTCCCAAGATAGAGGAGGGTGAAGGAGGTTCCAGTGATTCCTTGCTTCCACCAGCCAAACCGACGGAAGAAACAGTGGAAAACCAAATT GCTGCCCCCCTCTTATCCAGTGGAAGCCCAAGTGGCAACAAGGTTAGCTTCTGGCAAAAACTCAAAGGAACCATCCACCAAATTGTTGAGGAGTTAATGGCACCTCCAACTCTTGCAGCG ATTATAGGCTTTATCGTTGGTGCAATAACATGGTTGAAATCTTTAATTATCGGAGAGCAGGCCCCTCTTCGTGTTATCCAAGATTCCCTTGAAATATTAGG AAATGGCACAATACCTTGCATCACCCTTATTCTAGGTGGAAACCTGACACAAG GGTTTAGCAAGTCACTCTTAAGGCATGTGGTTGTTCTAGCAATTATCTGTGTGCGGTATGTGATCCTTCCCATCATTGGTATTGCGGTAGTAAAAGCAGCATATGAAGTTGGATTTCTGCCACATGATCCATTGTACCGTTATGTGCTGATGATACAGTTTACTCTCCCACCTGCCATGAATATTG GTACAATGGCTCAACTGTTTGATGTTGGTCAGCAGGAGTGCTCTGTTATCTTCCTTTGGACTTACTTGGCCGCAGCTGTCTCACTCACAGTCTGGTCAACAGTCTTCATGTGGATCTTGTCTTAG
- the LOC105055349 gene encoding homoserine kinase — MAAACRTSPTPTNLSRPRGQNPSIPRFPTVRCTSHPALRTPSQTLATADAVPAFRSVTAFAPATVANLGPGFDFLGCAVDGVGDTVTVSVDPAVPPGTLSISSISGSAASAAKLSRDPLWNCAGIAGVAAMRTLGVRSVGLSLHLEKGLPLGSGLGSSAASAAAAAVAVDGLFGGRLSPGDLVLAGLESEKKVSGYHADNVAPSIMGGFVLIRSYDPLELLRLEFPAGQDLYFVLVSPEFEAPTKKMRAALPPEVKMKDHVHNCSQAAALAAAVVQGDVKLLGMAMSSDGIVEPRRAPLIPGMVAVKKAAIEAGAFGCTISGAGPTAVAVIDGEKKGKEIGDRMVEAFLREGELKASATVARLDKVGARVISSSAS; from the coding sequence ATGGCGGCGGCCTGCAGGACCTCCCCAACGCCAACGAATCTCAGCCGTCCGCGCGGTCAAAACCCGTCCATTCCCCGCTTCCCAACCGTCCGATGCACCTCCCACCCGGCCCTTAGAACCCCTTCCCAAACCCTAGCCACCGCCGACGCCGTCCCGGCCTTCCGCTCCGTCACCGCCTTCGCCCCCGCCACCGTCGCCAACCTCGGCCCCGGCTTCGACTTCCTCGGCTGCGCAGTCGACGGCGTCGGCGACACCGTCACCGTCTCCGTCGACCCCGCTGTCCCCCCTGGCACACtctccatctcctccatctcCGGTTCGGCCGCCTCCGCCGCCAAGCTCAGCCGCGACCCCCTATGGAACTGTGCTGGCATCGCTGGTGTCGCCGCCATGCGCACGCTCGGCGTCCGCTCCGTCGGCCTCTCCCTCCACCTCGAGAAGGGCCTCCCCCTCGGCAGCGGACTCGGCTCCAGCGCCGCCAGCGCCGCCGCCGCTGCCGTCGCCGTCGACGGCCTATTCGGCGGTCGCCTCTCCCCCGGCGACCTCGTCCTCGCCGGGCTCGAGTCCGAGAAGAAGGTCAGCGGATACCACGCTGACAATGTGGCCCCCTCGATCATGGGCGGCTTCGTTCTCATCCGGAGCTACGATCCACTCGAACTCCTCCGGCTCGAGTTCCCCGCCGGCCAAGATCTCTACTTTGTACTCGTAAGCCCGGAATTCGAGGCGCCGACGAAGAAGATGAGGGCGGCGCTGCCGCCGGAAGTCAAAATGAAGGACCATGTGCACAATTGCAGCCAGGCGGCGGCGCTGGCCGCTGCAGTGGTGCAGGGGGATGTCAAGTTATTAGGCATGGCGATGTCGTCCGATGGGATTGTGGAGCCGAGGAGAGCGCCACTGATACCTGGGATGGTCGCGGTGAAGAAGGCGGCGATCGAGGCCGGTGCATTCGGGTGCACGATAAGTGGAGCCGGGCCGACGGCGGTGGCGGTGATTGATGGggagaagaaggggaaggagatAGGGGATCGGATGGTGGAGGCCTTCTTGAGGGAGGGGGAATTGAAGGCAAGTGCTACGGTGGCAAGACTCGATAAAGTTGGGGCAAGGGTTATCAGCAGCAGTGCTTCTTAG